From the Glutamicibacter halophytocola genome, the window AGGGTGTAGGAAGAGTGGTTGGCAAATCCGCCGCTCATATGTTCTGAGACCTGATAGGCGCCCGCTTTGGTGGGTGATTCGGTGATCCTATGCTGCCTAGAAAAGCATCGGCGCGAGGTCCCAGTCCGCCCGTACCCCAAACCGACACAGGTGATCAGGTAGAGAATACTAAGGCGATCGAGAGAATCATGGTTAAGGAACTCGGCAAAATGCCCCCGTAACTTCGGAAGAAGGGGGGCCTGCCTCGTGATCAGCTCTTGCAGTTGTGAGCGGGTGTGGGCCGCAGAGACCAGGGGGAAGCGACTGTTTACTAAAAACACAGGTCCGTGCGAAGTCGCAAGACGATGTATACGGACTGACTCCTGCCCGGTGCTGGAAGGTTAAGAGGACTGGTTAGCCGTAAGGCGAAGCTGAGAATTTAAGCCCCAGTAAACGGCGGTGGTAACTATAACCATCCTAAGGTAGCGAAATTCCTTGTCGGGTAAGTTCCGACCTGCACGAATGGAGTAACGACTTCCCCGCTGTCTCAACCATGAACTCGGCGAAATTGCAGTACGAGTAAAGATGCTCGTTACGCGCAGCAGGACGGAAAGACCCCGAGACCTTTACTATAGTTTGGTATTGGTGTTCGGTGCAGCTTGTGTAGGATAGGTGGGAGACTGTGAAGCTTGGACGCTAGTTCAGGTGGAGTCATCGTTGAAATACCACTCTGGCTGTATCGGTCACCTAACTTCGGACCATGATCTGGTTCAGGGACAGTGCCTGATGGGTAGTTTAACTGGGGCGGTTGCCTCCTAAAATGTAACGGAGGCGCCCAAAGGTTCCCTCAGCCTGGTTGGCAATCAGGTGTCGAGTGTAAGTGCACAAGGGAGCTTGACTGTGAGAGTGACAGCTCGAGCAGGGACGAAAGTCGGGACTAGTGATCCGGCGGCACCTCGTGGAAGGGCCGTCGCTCAACGGATAAAAGGTACCTCGGGGATAACAGGCTGATCTTGCCCAAGAGTCCATATCGACGGCATGGTTTGGCACCTCGATGTCGGCTCGTCGCATCCTGGGGCTGGAGTAGGTCCCAAGGGTTGGGCTGTTCGCCCATTAAAGCGGTACGCGAGCTGGGTTTAGAACGTCGTGAGACAGTTCGGTCCCTATCCGCTGCGCGCGTTGGAAATTTGAGAAGGGCTGTCCTTAGTACGAGAGGACCGGGACGGACTAACCTCTGGTGTGTCAGTTGTACTGCCAAGTGCATCGCTGATTAGCTACGTTGGGAAGGGATAACCGCTGAAAGCATCTAAGCGGGAAGCCTGCTTCGAGATGAGATTTCCATGCACCTTGAGTGTGTGAGGCCCCCAGCTAGACCACTGGGTTGATAGGCAGGATGTGGAAGCAAGGACTGAAGACTTGTGTAGCTGACCTGTACTAATAGGCCGATGACTTTCAACACACAATAAAGCATTATTTGAACTAACAATTTTTCAATGCTGCTCGCGTTCACTATGCGGTTACGAGACAACAACCTCTGAAACCATAAAACTTTTGCAGGTGCAGGGCTTCGGTCCTGGCACTGGAAACACATATGACCAGGAATGGTTGGTTTGTGTGCTTCGTGATTGTTACGGCGGTCATAGCGTGGGGGAAACGCCCGGTCCCATACCGAACCCGGAAGCTAAGGCCCATTGCGCCGATGGTACTGCACTCGTGAGGGTGTGGGAGAGTAGGTCACCGCCGGACTTAACTTGGATAATATGTGGTTTGGGCCCTGACACAGTTTGTGTCAGGGCCCTTGCTTGTTTAACCAGCAAAACAGGTTGGTGGGGGTTCGGGTGGGTGCCTGGCCCCCCTTTTTTTTCCTGTTTAAAGAGCGTTGGATGCTGACCGGGGACCGCGGCACCTTAGCGACATTGCCCGTGCCAGCAACCTGCCCACCAGCACCACATCGCGGATGCCGCGCGTTCTTGAGCACTGGGGCTACGTCTCCCGGGCCAGTGATGGGCAATATTCCCTCGGGCAGCATTTCGTCCAGTCCCGGGTAGTCAATGACCAGACCAGCGTCGAGGACCTGATCGACGCTTCCGGGCCGATTATGGGCCTGTTGACGGAGCAGACCTCGGAGTCCAGCTACCTGGCAGTGCCCAGCCCGGCCAACACCTGCACCTTCCTGCGCGAGGTGCAAAGCTCGCTGCCCGTCCGGTATGTCGGATTCGACGGCTGGGAAGGGCGAACGGTTCCCATGGGCGGATCGGTGACCGGAGAAGTCCTGGAGGGGCGGGTCCCGGATCCGGGCTATGTGGTGATGGTGGCCGTCGAGGACCCCGACGCTACAGTGATCGGCGCCCCCGTGCGCAATGCGCAGGGCAGGATCGTCGCGGCCCTGAGCATTGCAGGACCGAGCTTCCGGATGGGCGAGCAAGCGGTAGCGGCCCACGGTGCCGCGGTGTGCTCAGCGGCCGATGAGCTTTCTGCGCAACTGGATTCGCGCCTCCAGCCAGGCGCCCTCTAGCCCGGGCAAAGCCGTCGGGCACCGTGGATGCCGGGGGAACCGCCAGCTTGCCGAAAGCGTGAGGCCGCTCCACGGGTGGTGAACATGCGCCGGCGTGTGCCGAAGGACACCTTATTGACCTGCCTCTGGATTGGCACCCTGTCAGCAGGCCTGATATAGTTATGGAGTTGTCGCAATCGCGGATGACACCGTAGTTTTCCCATGGCTAGCCATGAGGTATAGAGTTACGGCGATCATAGCGTGGGGGAAACGCCCGGTCCCATACCGAACCCGGAAGCTAAGACCCACAGCGCCGATGGTACTGCACTCGGGAGGGTGTGGGAGAGTAGGTCATCGCCGGGCATAATTTGCCGAAGGCCCCGAACGAAAGTTCGGGGCCTTCGATGTTTAACCGGCGCGTTAATGCGAAAAAGCCGAGGGCCAGAAAAGACAGCTTTTCCGGCCCTCGGCTTCGCGCGGTTTAGGCTTCGCTGAGACGCAGGCCGCTCTCTGTATCAAACAGATGCATGTGCTGCGGGCGAGGCGCAATGTTCAGCTTCTGGCCTCGTGCAGGTGGCGTGCGGCCATCAACGCGAACCACAACCACCTGGGTTTCGCCAGCAAGCTCAGCAGAACCGTAGATGTAGGCGTCTGCGCCGAGTTCTTCGACCACGTCAACGATGATCTCTACGCCCTCGCCGGCACCCACGATCTCGATGTCTTCCGGGCGGAAGCCCAGCGTGGTTCCACCCTGGGCGCCCGGAGCCTGGATCAGGGTAGAGCCGAAGGCCACTTGCTCGTTAGCAGATTCCAGCTTGACCAGGTTCATGGCCGGGGAGCCGATGAAGCCGGCAACGAAGACGTTACGCGGACGGTCATAGAGCTCGCGAGGAGTACCGACCTGCTGCAGTTCGCCATCCTTGAGCACTGCAACGCGATCGCCCATGGTCAATGCCTCAACCTGGTCGTGAGTCACGTATACGGTGGTGACACCAAGACGGCGAGTCAACGAAGCGATCTGGGTACGAGTCTGCACACGCAGCTTTGCGTCCAAGTTGGACAGCGGCTCATCCATCAAGAAGACCTGGGGCGAACGGACAATTGCGCGGCCCATGGCCACACGCTGGCGCTGACCGCCGGAGAGAGCCTTCGGCTTGCGGTTCAGGTACTGCTCCAGGTCGAGCAGCTTGGCTGCTTCCAGAACGCGGCGGTTGCGCTCTTCCTTGTCTACGCCTGCAATCTTCAACGCGAAGCCCATGTTCTCGGCAACGGTCATATGAGGGTACAGCGCGTAGTTCTGGAAAACCATTGCGATGTCGCGGTCCTTTGGCGGGACGTTGGTCACGTCCTTGTCGCCAATGAGGATGCGACCGGAATCGACCTCTTCCAAGCCTGCGAGCATGCGCAAGGTGGTGGACTTGCCACAACCCGACGGGCCCACGAGCACGAGGAATTCTCCGTCTTGGATTTCCAGGTCGATTGCATCCACGGAGGGCACGAGAGCGCCTGGGTAGATACGGGTGGCCTTATCAAAGGTCACAGTTGCCATGATGACAATCCTTTCACGGGCAGGTACGTGCCCGACGATCCATAGTGAAAGTGAAATAGGACACTTTAGTCTCG encodes:
- a CDS encoding ABC transporter ATP-binding protein, with protein sequence MATVTFDKATRIYPGALVPSVDAIDLEIQDGEFLVLVGPSGCGKSTTLRMLAGLEEVDSGRILIGDKDVTNVPPKDRDIAMVFQNYALYPHMTVAENMGFALKIAGVDKEERNRRVLEAAKLLDLEQYLNRKPKALSGGQRQRVAMGRAIVRSPQVFLMDEPLSNLDAKLRVQTRTQIASLTRRLGVTTVYVTHDQVEALTMGDRVAVLKDGELQQVGTPRELYDRPRNVFVAGFIGSPAMNLVKLESANEQVAFGSTLIQAPGAQGGTTLGFRPEDIEIVGAGEGVEIIVDVVEELGADAYIYGSAELAGETQVVVVRVDGRTPPARGQKLNIAPRPQHMHLFDTESGLRLSEA
- a CDS encoding IclR family transcriptional regulator; the encoded protein is MDADRGPRHLSDIARASNLPTSTTSRMPRVLEHWGYVSRASDGQYSLGQHFVQSRVVNDQTSVEDLIDASGPIMGLLTEQTSESSYLAVPSPANTCTFLREVQSSLPVRYVGFDGWEGRTVPMGGSVTGEVLEGRVPDPGYVVMVAVEDPDATVIGAPVRNAQGRIVAALSIAGPSFRMGEQAVAAHGAAVCSAADELSAQLDSRLQPGAL